The sequence GCTTGGCTGTTAAGATACCCCCGACGGCTCTGGCCTACAGCGGGTAGAGGAGGCTCCCCCATGATCATCGCAGTCCTCAGCGATGCCTCGGACGTATCGGGTGTACTGCCATCCTTAGCTCTGCTGCCCCACAAGATCGCGCTGCACCCACTGCGCTCCAGCTCTGTTCGGGACATTCACGGTGCCGACGTAGCCCTAGTAGATGTAACTGGGACAAACCTGCTGGCCGCGCGAGACCTGTGCCGTGGGGTTGCGGCGGCATACCCCGAGCTACCCATCGCCGTGGCAATAGCAGAGTCCAGCGTGATTGCGCTCGATGGCTCCTGGGTAGTCAACGATTTCCTGCTGCCGGCCGCCAGCCCGGTGGAAGTGGACGCGCGGCTGCGGCTTCTTCTGCACCGGCAACTGCCGACGGGAAATAACCCGGAGGATAGCCATGTCGCGAGCATTGGCGGGCTAAATATCGACGAGACGACGTACGTGGCTCGCGTCGACGGAAAGCCGCTGGACCTTACCTACAAGGAGTTCGAGCTCCTGCACTTCCTCGTTCGTAACCCCGGGCGGGTCTACAGCCGGGAACAGTTACTCCAGGACGTTTGGGGCTATGACTATTTTGGGGGAGCGCGTACGGTGGACGTTCACGTCAGGCGGCTGCGCGCGAAGCTCGGTCGGGAGTATGAAAAGGTCATCGCGACCGTTCGTAACGTGGGTTATAAGGCCGTAGATCCCGAAGAAATGGAATAGACCATGCAACCTGCGGAAAGCACCATCAACGTCATTGACGAATTGCATAGCAAACAGGAATTATGCGGGGCAGTACTCAGGGTGGTGGGCGCCGCCGAGGAAGCTGACGGGGTTGCTCCGCTCAGCGAGGCATTCCTGCGCGGCATTCAGGAGGACCTTGGTCACCGGCATCTAGTGGCCGTTGATGCGAACCATCCTCAGGAGGTGTGGGGGGTACTGGCGGTGGACCGGGATTCGGTGGTGGAACTGGCGGTACTTCCCGAGCATCGCCACGAAGGAGTGGGATCGGCACTGATCGATCGACTCCGACAATTGGACGGAGATCACTGCCCGATTGACGTTTGGGCACATGGAGATCTGCCGGCAGCGCGGAAGTTTGTCGGAGCGATGGAGGCCCGGAAAACTCGTGAGTTGTTGAAGATGTCCTTAGAGGTGACCGCTGGGTCGGGGACCCGAGAGCAGTTGCGGGAACGGGTGACGCAAGCTGAGAAATTCGTTGCGCAAGCCGGCTACCGGGTAATGACTTATCCGGAAGCTGCCGCGGAGTTTGGGGAAGAGACGGTTGACCGCGAATGGCTGCGGGTGAACAACGAGGCCTTTGCTTGGCATCCCGAGCAGGGGGGATGGGATCTGCCCAGGTTGGAGCAAGCCCGGGCAGCTCGGTGGTTTGACCCCAACGGCGTGATCTCGCTGTGGAAAGGGGAGGAGCCGCAGTGTCTGGGGTTCCACTGGACCAAGATCCCGGAAGGTGCTCAGGAGGGCCAAGAGGGAGGAGAGGACAAGGCGGGGCAGGGCGGCCATGAGGGCGAGGCGGGCCTCAAAGAGGGTGAGGTTTACGTGGTCTGCCTCGCCGACGCAGCCCGTGGGCAAGGTCTCGGCGGGCCCATCACACTGCTTGGGATGGGCTGGTTGCTGGAGTGCGGTGTAGAGCAGATTAACCTGTACGTCGAAGGGGCGAATGCCCCGGCGATAGCCACTTACGAGAAATTGGGTTTTCAAATTACGCACACGGATGTGGTGTATCGAGGCTACCTCTAGGACCGGAAATGGGCAGAGGCGGCCCCTTTTCCGGTGGTTTAGGTGCGGGGAGTGGGTTTGCGGCCCTGACTGGCGCGCACAACGCTGCAGACCAGGGCGGGTTCATAGCCGACCATTTTAACGTTCATCTACTGTTCACTCTGGTGAGGCGTGCTGTCCATCAAGGAACCCTAGGTTTTTAAGCGTTGCATAAACGTTCCCTGGCAGCGCCAAGCTTCGTGCGGCCCATGTGAGGATGGGGCGCAGATCCAAAGGGCTGTCGCTTCCGGAAAACGTGAGTGTCACACGATCCACGTTCGTATGACTATTCGGAGGAAAAATCCGTGAAGATCACCCTCAAGCGCTCCGGCGCAGCCGTCGCTACTTTGCTGGCCGGTTCCATTGCCCTGACCGGCTGCTCGAACTCTAATGACTCGAGCTCCTCCAACGAGGGCGGAAGCGATCGTCAGCTCGAGCAGGCCAGCGGCGAACTGACCGGCGAGGGCGCAAGTTCCCAGCAGAACGCGATGGAGAACGTCTTTGGTCCCGCGTTCTCTCAGACCGGTGCTACGTTGGCCTACAATGCCACCGGGTCCGGCGCTGGCCAAACCCAGTTTGTGGCTGGCCAGGTTGACTTCGCTGGCTCGGACTCTCCATTAAAGGAGGATCAGGTGGAGAAGGCCGCCAAGCGTTGCCAGGGCAATGAGGCATGGCACCTCCCGATGGTTATCGGCCCGGTCGCTGTGGCCTACCACCTCAACGGTGTAGACAGCTTGAACCTGTCCTCCGCCACAATCGCCAAGATCTTCAAGGGCGAGATCAAGAAGTGGAATGATCCGGCGATTGCCGCTGAGAACTCCGGTGCTCAGCTGCCCGACAAGGAAATCAAGGTCGTGTACCGCTCTGATGAGTCCGGCACTTCCGATAACTTCCAGAAGTACCTCAAGGCGTCTGCTCCCGAGGTGTGGGACTCCGAGGGTAAGGCCTTCCCGACGGCCGTAGGTGCCGGCGCTAACGGCTCCACTGGCGTTGCCGATGAGGCCGCCTCCGCTGACGGTGCCATTACTTACGTTGAGTCCGGCTTCGCCAAGCAGAAGCCCGAGCTGAAGATGGCCAAGATCGACTTTGGTGCCGGCCCGACCGAGCTCAACAAGGACACTGTCAACAACGCTCTGGCCAAAGCCCAGTTCAAGGGCGACGGCAACAACCTGGTCGTAGACTCTAAGGCGCTCTACGGCATCAAGGAGAAGGACTCCTACCCGCTGGCCCTGACGACCTACGAAATCGTCTGCTCGAAGGGGTACGACGGTGACAAGGGCAAGCTGGTGAAGAACATGATGTTCACCATCCTGGACAATCAGAACGACAAGCTCGAAGAGGCCGGCTACATCCCGGTCAAGGGCGAATTCAAGGACAAGCTGGAGAAGGCCATCGAGGCACTTCAGTAACGCACACCGTTAGACCAACGGGTATGAAGCCGCGGGCCCGCACCGATGTCGCTAGGGCCTGATTCTGTAGCCCCCGATCGTAATTCAACGCGAACGGGGGTTTCGGTGCGCAATGGCGGCTCGGCACCCACAGACTCTCATTGCGTTATTCACCGTGTTGCATTGCAACCGTAGTTAAGGAACCACCATGGCAAACGCCAATCAAGCCGATGTCGAGCGGGAAGCGCAGCTGACGGCTGCAGCTACCCCGCTGGAAGCGCAAGACGTCAACTCTGCGGACGTCGGGCACAGTCAACGAGCGGGAGATTCGGGCGTCAAACGTCCAGGTGACCGCATTTTCGAATGGCTCTCCACCGGCTCCGCAGCCCTTATCACCGTCATAATTGCCCTCATTGGCCTGTTCCTCATCCTCCGCGCCGTCCCGGCACTGAACCGCTTGCGAAACGGCCTCGGTAGCTTTTTTACCTACGGAGATGCCTGGAACACGAACTACATCGCAAATGACGGCGGGTGGATGCAGTTCGGCATCCCAAATCTTTTCTTCACCACGATCACTGTCTCTATCGTCGCCCTGATCATTGCGATGCCAGTTGCCCTGGGCGTGGCGATCTTCCTCTCCAACTACTGCCCGAAACGGCTCGTCAAGCCCCTCGGCTTCATGGTGGATCTGCTGGCAGCAGTGCCATCGATCGTGTTTGGTATTTGGGGCATCTACGTTCTTGGCCCCTTCCTCGGCCCCTTCTTCGAGTGGATCAATAGCTGGGCGGGCGGATTCTTCCTGTTCAGTACGAATCAGGCATCCCCGGACTTCGGCAGTAGCCGCAACTTGTTCACCGGTGGCATCGTACTTGCCATCATGATTCTGCCGGTCATCGCCGCCACCACCCGTGAGGTCTTTGTCCAAACGCCCAAAGGGCAAGTGGAAGCCGCGCTGGCCCTCGGTGCTACCCGTTGGGAAGTCGTCCGTATGACAGTGCTGCCTTTTGGTCTTTCGGGTTTCATCTCCGGTTCCATGCTGGGACTAGGACGAGCGCTGGGCGAAACCATGGCCTTGTACATGGTCATCGCCTCCGCACCGGGATTCCGGGCGTCGCTGTTTGACGGTGGTACAACCTTTGCCACCCAGATCGCTCTCGCTGCTCCGGAGTTTAACGACAACCTCCGTGCCGGTGCTTACATCGCCGCGGGGTTGATCCTGTTCATCCTCACGTTCTTGGTAAATGCCGCCGCCCGTGCCGTTGTGGCCAGAAAGTCCTAGGGGTAGAAGAAAATGTCACACGCTGTAGCAGCAAAACCCAACACCGACCACACCGGCGGAACTAGCTTCACCCACATCTCCGGTTCTCGTAAGGCCAAGGACAAGATCGCTACCGGCATCGTGTACCTGGCAATGATCCTCGCGCTCACCCCGCTCATTTGGGTCCTCGCTAACGTTCTCATCAAAGGCCTGCCAGCGCTCCTGTCCCCAGATTGGTGGGCTTACGACATGGTCGGCCAGCCGAATAGCAAGCCCGGCGGGGGTATTGCGCACGCTATCGTCGGTACCCTCGTCCAGGTTCTTGTGACCTCACTGCTCTCCATTCCCATCGGTGTGTTTACCGCCGTGTATCTTGTCGAATACTCCCGCGGCGGGTGGCTCGGCCGAATGACCACCTTCATGGTGGACATCCTCACTGGTGTGCCCTCGATCGTCGCGGCGCTGTTCATCTATGCATTGTGGGTAACCACCCTTGGCTTCGACCGCTCCGGCTTTGCTGTCTCCCTCGCTCTCGTTCTCCTGATGGTTCCGGTCATCGTTCGAAATACGGAAGAGATGCTTCGCATCGTGCCCATGGATTTGCGCGAGGCCTCCTATGCGCTGGGCGTTCCGAAGTGGAAGACC comes from Corynebacterium heidelbergense and encodes:
- a CDS encoding winged helix family transcriptional regulator, giving the protein MIIAVLSDASDVSGVLPSLALLPHKIALHPLRSSSVRDIHGADVALVDVTGTNLLAARDLCRGVAAAYPELPIAVAIAESSVIALDGSWVVNDFLLPAASPVEVDARLRLLLHRQLPTGNNPEDSHVASIGGLNIDETTYVARVDGKPLDLTYKEFELLHFLVRNPGRVYSREQLLQDVWGYDYFGGARTVDVHVRRLRAKLGREYEKVIATVRNVGYKAVDPEEME
- the mshD gene encoding mycothiol synthase, encoding MQPAESTINVIDELHSKQELCGAVLRVVGAAEEADGVAPLSEAFLRGIQEDLGHRHLVAVDANHPQEVWGVLAVDRDSVVELAVLPEHRHEGVGSALIDRLRQLDGDHCPIDVWAHGDLPAARKFVGAMEARKTRELLKMSLEVTAGSGTREQLRERVTQAEKFVAQAGYRVMTYPEAAAEFGEETVDREWLRVNNEAFAWHPEQGGWDLPRLEQARAARWFDPNGVISLWKGEEPQCLGFHWTKIPEGAQEGQEGGEDKAGQGGHEGEAGLKEGEVYVVCLADAARGQGLGGPITLLGMGWLLECGVEQINLYVEGANAPAIATYEKLGFQITHTDVVYRGYL
- the pstS gene encoding phosphate ABC transporter substrate-binding protein PstS, yielding MKITLKRSGAAVATLLAGSIALTGCSNSNDSSSSNEGGSDRQLEQASGELTGEGASSQQNAMENVFGPAFSQTGATLAYNATGSGAGQTQFVAGQVDFAGSDSPLKEDQVEKAAKRCQGNEAWHLPMVIGPVAVAYHLNGVDSLNLSSATIAKIFKGEIKKWNDPAIAAENSGAQLPDKEIKVVYRSDESGTSDNFQKYLKASAPEVWDSEGKAFPTAVGAGANGSTGVADEAASADGAITYVESGFAKQKPELKMAKIDFGAGPTELNKDTVNNALAKAQFKGDGNNLVVDSKALYGIKEKDSYPLALTTYEIVCSKGYDGDKGKLVKNMMFTILDNQNDKLEEAGYIPVKGEFKDKLEKAIEALQ
- the pstC gene encoding phosphate ABC transporter permease subunit PstC, which encodes MANANQADVEREAQLTAAATPLEAQDVNSADVGHSQRAGDSGVKRPGDRIFEWLSTGSAALITVIIALIGLFLILRAVPALNRLRNGLGSFFTYGDAWNTNYIANDGGWMQFGIPNLFFTTITVSIVALIIAMPVALGVAIFLSNYCPKRLVKPLGFMVDLLAAVPSIVFGIWGIYVLGPFLGPFFEWINSWAGGFFLFSTNQASPDFGSSRNLFTGGIVLAIMILPVIAATTREVFVQTPKGQVEAALALGATRWEVVRMTVLPFGLSGFISGSMLGLGRALGETMALYMVIASAPGFRASLFDGGTTFATQIALAAPEFNDNLRAGAYIAAGLILFILTFLVNAAARAVVARKS
- the pstA gene encoding phosphate ABC transporter permease PstA, coding for MSHAVAAKPNTDHTGGTSFTHISGSRKAKDKIATGIVYLAMILALTPLIWVLANVLIKGLPALLSPDWWAYDMVGQPNSKPGGGIAHAIVGTLVQVLVTSLLSIPIGVFTAVYLVEYSRGGWLGRMTTFMVDILTGVPSIVAALFIYALWVTTLGFDRSGFAVSLALVLLMVPVIVRNTEEMLRIVPMDLREASYALGVPKWKTILKIVLPTALSGIVTGIMLAVARVMGESAPVLILVGSTPAINWNPLEGNQNSLPLFMLQMFRAGSQGAVLDRVWGAALTLVLLVALLTIGARLIAKRFSVKVS